A segment of the Oxyura jamaicensis isolate SHBP4307 breed ruddy duck chromosome 12, BPBGC_Ojam_1.0, whole genome shotgun sequence genome:
TTCGGGTGCAGACGCCCGGTGGTGACAGAAGACCAGACCCGAGCCGGCTGCCGGGGTccgtgctgcagctccctggctgCGTCCCCTTGGGTTTGCTGCAGGCAGGCGCCGGGCCCAAAAGCTTtgcaggggcaggaggtgtCACTGCTTTGAGGTGTGTTGTTTCAGTAGCGTGCTACCTCCTGCTGGGAATACTTCGAGTTTCACCTCATAGCTCCTGAGTGCGAGTCCTTCGGCTAAATTACCGGAGGTGTTTTTGCTCTTGGGAACTTTCTTCCTGCTTTGGTGATTTTTAGCTTTGCTGGTGAAGCCCCCAAGGTCCTCCCTTCTCTGTTAAACCGCTCACATCAGGTTCCTTAAATCCTCTGCGCATACGGTTGTGTCTCAGACTTGAATCCTTGCTGCCAGGCTTTCAGCAGCCTATTTCAGGAAGCAGGTTTGTTATTCCAGTCCCGAGCTCGCTCACCCCCCGTGCAGGGGGAAGTGCCTGAGAGCTGGGCCGAGCGCCTTCGCTGTGGCACCTCCGTGGAGGCTCCTACTCAGTCCCTGGTGCCTGGTCATCCGCCCCTTGTCCCCCTGTCACCCTCTGGGCTGGGGGATGTTGCAGTCGCTGGAGGTGGATGTGGACCccaggagagagaggaagaagccGATGAGTCTTTTGGCCCTCGGACCACTGGCTGCGCCGGGGCCTGGGCTGGTGGTGGCCCCCTCTGTGCCCTGGCCAGAAGTAACCTTTGGGTTTTGTCCCTTTCCAGGTCTCTTCACGCTCCTGGTCGAAGATTTTGGTGAGTCCGAGACGCCCTCCTGGGCAGCTGGTTTCATGCCTGGTGCTACCTCTCGCCCTTTCTTGGTAGCCTTGGTACCAGCTTCTGCCCTTTGTTTCCAGGGGTCAAGGGGGTGCAGGTTGAGGAGATTTACGATCTGCAGAGCAAGTGCCAGGGGTAAGTCACAGGCTCGAAAGCGGGGGTTTCGTTAAGCAAAATGCGTCTGCGGGCCTGGGAGCTCCTCGCCGGGCATTGGGAAGGGCGCGTGGGAGGCCATCGGTCCCAGAGGTCAGCGCTGACAGCGACGAGCCAGGATTGTTTGATGGCCAGGCGTTATTCTGGAAGGCAGCGAGTGCCCAGAGGTGGATCTCTCCTCCTATTTCTCTGTCGCGAGCCTCATGAGACCTGTCAAACCTGAAAACTTCGCAAGCTTGCCGTTGCCCAGAGCATCAGTTCAGGGGGGTGCCCTGGGTATCGGGGGGCTTGTGGCAGGGATGGTCGCTTCCAGCAAGACGTGGCTGGTggctctgctttccctgcctCTCCGCCGTGCGAGACAACGGCTGCGGCTCCGGGCGGAGCAGCCCCACCGGCGCGCTCTGCAGTCGCTGCCTCCTCTCCGCAGCCCTGTGTACGGCTTCATCTTCCTGTTCAAGTGGATCGAGGAGCGCCGGTCGCGCCGCAAGGTCTCTACCCTGGTGGATGAGACGTCGGTGATCGACGATGACATCGTTAATAACATGTTCTTTGCTCACCAGGtaggctgggggcagcccctgcgGCACCGCAGGGAGGGCTGGCGGCAAGATCTGCCCTGTGTGGTGAGGCAAAAGGAGCTGcgggtggggaaggaggagatgcCAGGCTGGCGCTGGGGATTTGGGGGAGCCTTCAGGGCTCCGGCAGAGGGCTGACCCGGTCTCGTTGGCAGCGCAGTGTCCCTGCAGGGCTTGGAGTGCTGCGGAGACCTCGCTGGGTGCTCGGGAGGAGGCAGGCAGTTCCAAGCGGCTGCGCTGCTTTCACCGTTCCTGggggctgcttctcctccatCCCGGGAGTCTCTGCCCTGAGCCGCAGGTTGGAGGGACCCAGGGAGGGCTGAGAGCCTGCCTGGggcctgtgctgccagcaggtgcCCACGGGGGCACGGTGGGGCCCTCTAGGAGACCAGCTGTACCTCAGGTCGCTGTTCTACCAGCGGTTCTTGCGTCGCTGCTTTGCAGCTGGTTGTTGGTGACTGGGGGTCGTCAGACAGTTGCGCTGTTCCTGCTGTTAAGAGGTCCCTGTGTTGCCCCCCAGCTGATCCCCAATTCCTGTGCCACCCACGCCCTGCTGAGCGTCCTCCTGAACTGCAACAATGTTGACCTGGGCCCCACGCTGAGTCGCATGAAGGATTTCACCAAAGGATTCAGCCCTGAGGTAGGGGCAAAGGTGCGCGGGGCTGCGCGCTGCTGTGGccctctcctgctcccctcAGGGCCATGCTTTGGCAGCCCTTCGGGGCTGCCCGCGCATCGCCTCTTCTCCTGGACCTTCCCACCACACGCTGGCCACTTCGGCTGGGAGGCAGGGAGCATCTTCTGCTGAGTTGTTCCCTAGCCCAGACATGCTCGAAGTCTGTGATCAAATGCACTCCTGCCTTCAGACCTAGCTCCAAGtctgtgctccctgcagctgtaATCCCCCTCACGCCTCCTTGGCAGCTGTGTGTTCCTCTCATCACGGGCCTTTCCCTTGGAACTCGGCAGAGCACAGTTAcgagctgctggaggctgttCTTAGAGCCCTGCGTGTGGACGGAGGGAGCGGGGAGCTGGTGGGTGGAGtagtttattattttcttaccaCTTCTCCGTTGTttccctctcctgctcttttGCAGAGTAAAGGCTATGCCATCGGCAATGCCCCCGAGCTGGCCAAGGCCCACAACAGCCATGCCAGGTGAGCCAGGATGCCTCTCGCAGCTCGGTTCCGCCAGTCAGCTCCCCGCTGACCTCCTCCCTCTCGCCCTCGCAGACCAGAGCCACGGCACCTGCCGGAGAAGCAGAACGGCATCAGCGCTGTGCGAACCATGGAGGCTTTTCACTTTGTCAGCTACGTCCCCATCAAGGGACGGCTGTTTGAGCTGGACGGGCTGAAGGTCTATCCCATCGACCACGGTAAGACCCTGCCTGCCACCGCTCGTTGATGCAGTTGGAGGGACGCCTCGGTTTGTCCACggctgtgttgtttttcattgtcAGTGAGCTGGGCTTCGTGGAGAATCGTTCCAGCGGCTCCCAGCTTTGTCCTGAGTTTTGATAACTCATTTTGGAGCCTCTGTGTTGGAGTCTGTGtatataaaacaattatttctaaatGCATCGTGTTGCTTTTTTCCAGCCATGCCGTTGTCTTCCACAGTTGCTCAGGGCCGTGAGgtccttctgcagctctgtgacGTACCACGAGCAGAACCTGTCCCCTACTTACCTCCCTGTGCCAAACTGCTGCGTGCCGAGGCCTGAGGTCCCCAACAGAGATCCCAGCAGTACTGCTCGGGTTACCCCTCTTACAATCTGACCGCTCTGTTTCTCAGGCCCTTTTGTAAGGCACCCACTTAGAGAAACCTGCTTGGGTTTCTTAAGGACAGCAGCAGATCCAGTGCCAGGTGAGGTCTAAGCTCCAGAGCTGGGATTTCCTTGGACTCTGTGAGTGTAGAGCCTGTGGATTCCTTGCGTTTGATAGGGTTCAAAATTCACCTTACGGCCCCGCAGATAACTGTCGGTTTCCGTTCAGCGGGCAGAGGCAGGGTGTTCCACATAcgggctgtgtggtgctgacGGTGTGGTTGGTGCTTCTGGCCCCCTTCTCGACTGGGTCTCGTTCCCTGTTAGCCGTGAGACTGCCTCGCGGGAGTGGCAGGGTCCCTGCTTGTTGCTGTTCTGAGTCTGAAGCAGGAGCCTCGGCCTGCGCTGCTAACGcttgctctgcctttctgcagggcCGTGGGCTGACGACGAAGAATGGACAGACAAAGCCAGGAGAGTGATCATGGAGCGCATCGGCCTGGCCACTGCAGGGTAatgtcccagccctgctgcaggctctggcTCACCTCCGCTGCCCCGGGGTCATTTCTGCTGGTCTCTGATGAGTTGTGGGGGTGAGAATGTTGCCTGGGAGGGGTGCGGGTGCACTGCCTGATCCCTTTCTTTGCCCCTGCCCTGGAGCGTGCCGAGGAGCTGCGCTCCGTGCGGCGCAGTCCCTGCGAAGCGCCGTGCGGGACGGGAGTGGCCACGTCAGGTCCCTGTTTGCCGAAGTCCGTGGGAGAGAGAATGGGGCTGCTGGTCCTGGGCCGGGCCTCCTGATGCGGGCAGGAGTCTGAACGCTGCTGCTTGCAGTGTGGGGAGGAAACACAAGGGATTAAGAGATctgtgagcagctgcagggctgcggTCTTGTTGGGATCACGGAGGTGTGGTGGGGTGGCTTGCGTGACCGGAGTGCTGCGGTGGAGAGAGACAGGCTCTGCGGGACAGGCAGAAACGATGAGGGGAGCGAGGGAGCGGCTGGAGTGCagagagctctgcctgggggtGGATCACGAGCCAGCTGAGAGCTCGAGGGGCAGGATTAGAGAGGAGATGGGTATGGGTGACCTCGCAGCGGGTGTCAGCTCTGGGCTGCCTAACCAGGGAGACAAGTGGGAGAGGCTTTCCACAGACAGCTAGAGGTAGCCTCACGTTCGCAgcctcatgggggacttcagcCCTGCCGGTGTCTGCTGGAGGGCAGGTACTGGTCTTGGCAGGTGGGAGAGGTATTTGGGGACTGGAGGGAAGCAAATGTCACTTCTGCCTTCGAGAAGGTCAGAGGGAGGGCCCAGGGAACTGCAGGCCAGTCAGCCTTACCTGGACCCCTGGAGCTGTGACggaacagctcatcctggaaaccatttccagccACGTGAATGACAGGACGGTGATCAGAGGTAGTCAGCGTGGAGTACACCACGGGGCAGTCGTGCCTGACCTACCACGTATCCTCCTGGGATGAGATGACTGGCTTGGAGATGAGGGAAGAGACGTGGATGTTCTctgccttgacttcagcaaggcttttgttCTGTCTCCCAGGAGATTGTTGTAGAGAAGAAGATGCGTTATGGTTTTAGAtgagcaggcagggaggtggtTTGAAGCCTGGCTGAACAGCCGGGGTCAGAGGGCAGTGGTCAGAGGCACGGTCCTGTTGGAGGCCAGGAGCTAGCGGAGTACCGCAGGGGTTGTTAAGTGTGGTGACTGCTCTGACTCCCTGCAGGGAGCCGTACCACGACATCCGTTTCAACCTGATGGCAGTAGTGCCCGATCGGAGGATGAAGTATGAGTCCAAGCTTCACATCCTGAAGATGAACCGCCAGACTGTGCTGGAGGCCTTGCAGCAGGTAGGAGAGCCCAGGTCCCGAGGGAGTACGAGGTTCAGATGGTAACAGGCTCTGCTCTCAGGGGATCTTGCTGTGCTGTAGGGACCCTGCATGGTtcttcttggtttgttttttcgCTTTGTGAGACCTCCACTGGGAAGAGGAGATGTCCCTGTTGCTGCTTGCCCTTTTGCTGCTCACCTGGGAGGTTATCCATAAAGTTGGTGGTTGTTGTGTGCGTGGGTGCTCGGAGGTTGCCTTACCCTCGCAAATTCTCCTTCGGTGATGCCCTATTGGGAGCAGCGTGCTTTGGGTCACCCTGGTCCGGTACTCACTTCTGGTCTATCATCTGCCTACAAGCTTATCCGAGTCACCCAACCTGAGCTGATCCAGACCCAGAAGTCTCAGGAATCTCAGCCTACTGAAGAGGCAaagccagccagcagcaagaCCGTGACTGCAGAGAGCACCCACCCAGGTAGGTCCCCGCGCCAGGGGTGTTGCAAGCCAGCGTGGCCTGCTATGAAGCGAGCACATCTTGGCATAGGCTGGTGATGGCGTCTGGCTGACCTGGAACTTGAGAAACTTCTGTGgttggctttgtttgtttttcacatttttctctgacCCCAGCTCCACGTGCAGTGTGCTGGGATGTGGATCCAGGTCTGCTGTAGATGCCTGAATGCCTGGGAGGAGTGTTGGAGGGAAACAGAGCTTGAAAAGGGGGAGGGCTTAAGTCTGGGGACACTTGTGACAGCTGGAAGTGGGATGGGAAGTGGCTGTGGTGCTCTGCTCAAGGTCTGGTGGAGCATACGAGCTCCTCTGTTACGTGGGACAGGAGAGGGGTGGCAGAGGACACTGATTAGTCAGCAGTGGATGTGAGAGGCTGTGCGGTGCTTGTGTTGCAGACAGCACTGATGAGCCCCCGAGCCAGGGCCACCCCGTGGCCACACAGAGCCCACCCACCCGATCCAAGCCGGTGGTGAAGACGTCAGCAAGCACCATCAACGGGGCGCCTCCAGCAAACCCCAACCCCATCATGCAGAGGTTGCCAGCCTTCCTGGATAATCACAACTATGCCAAATCCCCCATGCAGGTGGGTTGGAGCTCCAGGGTCCGGtcaggggtgctgctggcctccGGCTTCGAGTCCCCCACCTCCAGGGGATGGACCCAAACTGTGAGCTCGGGTCTCTCCTGGCTGCTGACACTCCATGTCCAGCGCCTGGTCTGCACCGAGCTAGATCCAGAAGTACTGCAGACAAGCTCGCAGCCAGGGCAGTTGCACGGGGGGCAGCTGTTCCTCAGGGGCACAGGGGCAGCGATTTCCAGCTGAGCAAGCATACACAAGAGTTCCTGTCCACGGGGCTCTTCCTCCTCACCCAGCTGTCGGCAGGCTGTCAGCGATGGTCTtttgcaggaggaggaagacctTGCGGCAGGAGTGGGTCGCAGCCGGGTCCCAGTCCGACAGCACCAGCAGTACTCGGATGATGAGGATGACTATGATGatgatgaggaagaggaagttCGTAACACCAACTCAGCCATCAGGTAACGGCTCGAGCTGAGGCAGAGGACAGAGGGAGGCTTATCTCTGTGCCTGGCTCTGAGGGGTGCTGACCTTCTCAGAACTGCCTGCAGTGACTTCCAGGTCTCTTTCCTGAGCATGATTAGCTGTGTTACAGTATGTCACAGTCAGTGACTGTATCGTGTGTGCAATCAGACTGTTTTTTAGTTTGCCTGGCATTTTACTGTTCACTCCTTGGATTTTGTGAAACCCTTCTGTTGCTCTTCATAATCAACTCTGAATTTTGGCTGCCCTGAGTAACTCTGTATCTGGGGCttctctgcttccctcccttctccttcaTGGCCTgcccagcttttctttcctttctcctagGGCTTTTCTGGTTGCCATGTGGGTGGTGGAGC
Coding sequences within it:
- the BAP1 gene encoding ubiquitin carboxyl-terminal hydrolase BAP1 isoform X2 encodes the protein MNKGWLELESDPGLFTLLVEDFGVKGVQVEEIYDLQSKCQGPVYGFIFLFKWIEERRSRRKVSTLVDETSVIDDDIVNNMFFAHQLIPNSCATHALLSVLLNCNNVDLGPTLSRMKDFTKGFSPESKGYAIGNAPELAKAHNSHARPEPRHLPEKQNGISAVRTMEAFHFVSYVPIKGRLFELDGLKVYPIDHGPWADDEEWTDKARRVIMERIGLATAGEPYHDIRFNLMAVVPDRRMKYESKLHILKMNRQTVLEALQQLIRVTQPELIQTQKSQESQPTEEAKPASSKTVTAESTHPDSTDEPPSQGHPVATQSPPTRSKPVVKTSASTINGAPPANPNPIMQRLPAFLDNHNYAKSPMQEEEDLAAGVGRSRVPVRQHQQYSDDEDDYDDDEEEEVRNTNSAIRYKRKGQVKQEHAAGAADGQLSVLQPNTINVLAEKLKESQKDLSIPLSIKTSSGGAAVAVVTHSQPSPTPSNESTDTASEIGSAFNSPLRSPIRSANPTRPSSPVTSHISKVLFGEEDGLLRIDCMRYNRAVRDLGPIISSGLLHLTEDGVFCPLAVADGGKSSPSSIKPGEEAQVAIKLEEKEGSEASDSKEKELLALLKCVEAEIANYEACLKEEVEKRKKFKIDDQRRTHNYDEFICTFISMLAQEGMLASLVEQNISVRRRQGVSIGRLHKQRKPDRRKRSRPYKAKRQ
- the BAP1 gene encoding ubiquitin carboxyl-terminal hydrolase BAP1 isoform X1, producing MNKGWLELESDPGLFTLLVEDFGVKGVQVEEIYDLQSKCQGPVYGFIFLFKWIEERRSRRKVSTLVDETSVIDDDIVNNMFFAHQLIPNSCATHALLSVLLNCNNVDLGPTLSRMKDFTKGFSPESKGYAIGNAPELAKAHNSHARPEPRHLPEKQNGISAVRTMEAFHFVSYVPIKGRLFELDGLKVYPIDHGPWADDEEWTDKARRVIMERIGLATAGEPYHDIRFNLMAVVPDRRMKYESKLHILKMNRQTVLEALQQLIRVTQPELIQTQKSQESQPTEEAKPASSKTVTAESTHPDSTDEPPSQGHPVATQSPPTRSKPVVKTSASTINGAPPANPNPIMQRLPAFLDNHNYAKSPMQEEEDLAAGVGRSRVPVRQHQQYSDDEDDYDDDEEEEVRNTNSAIRYKRKGQVKQEHAAGAADGQLSVLQPNTINVLAEKLKESQKDLSIPLSIKTSSGGAAVAVVTHSQPSPTPSNESTDTASEIGSAFNSPLRSPIRSANPTRPSSPVTSHISKVLFGEEDGLLRIDCMRYNRAVRDLGPIISSGLLHLTEDGVFCPLAVADGGKSSPSSIKPGEEAQVAIKLEEKEGSEASDSKEKVGLGRTSDHPGGEKYSPKELLALLKCVEAEIANYEACLKEEVEKRKKFKIDDQRRTHNYDEFICTFISMLAQEGMLASLVEQNISVRRRQGVSIGRLHKQRKPDRRKRSRPYKAKRQ